From Argopecten irradians isolate NY chromosome 2, Ai_NY, whole genome shotgun sequence, the proteins below share one genomic window:
- the LOC138314472 gene encoding ADP-ribosylation factor-like protein 5B: MGLLFSRLWNLFTNEEHKVIIVGLDNAGKTTILYQFLMNEVVHTSPTIGSNVEEVVWKNIHFLMWDIGGQETLRSSWNTYYTNAQFVILVIDSTDRERLSITKEELYKMLNHDDLKKAAVLVFANKQDIKGSMSAAEISQHLNLTSVKDHAWHIQACCALTGEGLYQGLEWLSSNLKRR; the protein is encoded by the exons agCACAAAGTAATCATTGTGGGCCTGGATAATGCTGGGAAGACAACTATTTTATATCAGTT TTTAATGAACGAGGTGGTTCACACATCGCCCACCATTGGTAGTAATGTGGAGGAGGTGGTATGGAAGAACATCCACTTCCTCATGTGGGATATAGGAGGACAGGAAACACTGCGGTCGTCATGGAATACTTATTATACCAACGCACAG TTTGTGATATTGGTGATCGATAGCACAGACAGAGAGAGATTGTCAATTACAAAAGAAGAACTCTACAAAATGCTCAATCATGAT GATCTCAAGAAAGCAGCAGTGCTTGTGTTTGCAAACAAACAAGATATCAAGGGTTCAATGTCTGCTGCAGAGATATCTCAACATCTTAATCTGACATCTGTGAAAGACCATGCTTGGCATATACAAGCCTGTTGTGCTCTAACAGGAGAAGG ACTTTACCAAGGCTTAGAATGGTTGTCAAGTAATTTGAAACGAAGATGA